A part of Fimbriiglobus ruber genomic DNA contains:
- a CDS encoding VOC family protein: MPEFSFVLLYVDNPLSSAAFYTALLNRPTVEESPTFAMLPLRAGVMLGLWSRKTVEPGATSPAGAGEVAFKVADASAVGAIHADWVGRGIPIAQSPTEMDFGYTFVGLDPDGHRLRVYAPSAQK, encoded by the coding sequence GTGCCCGAATTCAGCTTCGTCCTGCTTTACGTCGACAACCCGTTGTCCAGCGCCGCGTTCTACACGGCCCTCTTAAACCGGCCGACGGTCGAGGAGTCGCCGACGTTCGCGATGCTGCCGTTGCGCGCCGGCGTCATGCTCGGGCTGTGGTCCCGTAAAACGGTCGAGCCCGGGGCCACATCACCGGCCGGGGCCGGCGAGGTCGCCTTCAAGGTTGCGGACGCTTCGGCGGTCGGTGCGATTCATGCCGACTGGGTCGGGCGCGGCATCCCGATCGCGCAATCGCCGACGGAGATGGACTTCGGCTACACGTTCGTGGGGCTCGATCCGGACGGGCACCGCTTGCGCGTGTACGCCCCGAGCGCCCAAAAATGA
- a CDS encoding helix-turn-helix transcriptional regulator, producing the protein MSRAQRLLDLIQVFRRHRRPVSGATLAGAVGVSLRTLYRDIDTLKAQGACIDGEPGIGYVLRPGFLLPPLMFTEDEIEALVLGSRWVAGRADAPLGDAARNALAKIAAVLPDDLKKNLDASNLLIGPGGAPAAGEAELPAIRRAIRTECKLRVDYADGNGDVTTRTIWPFALAFFDRVRVVLAWCELRQGYRHFRTDRINALKQTDARYPRRRQALLKEWQTLEGVPEQ; encoded by the coding sequence ATGTCCCGCGCGCAACGCCTCCTGGATCTCATCCAGGTCTTTCGTCGACACCGCCGGCCCGTGAGCGGCGCGACGCTCGCCGGAGCCGTCGGCGTGTCCCTGCGCACGCTTTACCGCGACATCGACACGTTGAAAGCCCAGGGCGCGTGCATCGACGGCGAACCGGGCATCGGCTACGTGCTGCGGCCCGGTTTTCTGTTGCCGCCGTTGATGTTCACGGAGGACGAGATCGAAGCGCTCGTACTCGGGTCGCGGTGGGTGGCGGGGCGCGCGGACGCGCCACTCGGTGACGCGGCGCGCAACGCCCTGGCGAAAATAGCCGCGGTATTGCCGGACGACCTGAAGAAGAACCTCGACGCGTCGAACTTACTGATCGGGCCCGGCGGGGCGCCCGCGGCGGGCGAGGCCGAACTGCCTGCCATTCGCCGCGCCATCCGCACCGAGTGTAAGCTGCGCGTCGACTACGCCGACGGCAACGGCGACGTAACGACGCGCACGATCTGGCCGTTCGCACTCGCCTTTTTCGATCGCGTGCGCGTCGTGCTCGCGTGGTGCGAGTTGCGGCAGGGGTACCGGCACTTCCGCACCGACCGCATCAACGCCCTCAAGCAAACGGACGCCCGGTATCCGCGCCGGCGGCAAGCACTTCTCAAAGAATGGCAGACGTTAGAGGGAGTTCCGGAGCAGTAG
- a CDS encoding DUF1328 domain-containing protein: MVQWAITFFVIALIAAVFGFGGIAGEAAWIGKVLLVVFLILAVLSMLFGRRGRGPVV; the protein is encoded by the coding sequence ATGGTTCAGTGGGCCATTACCTTCTTCGTGATCGCACTCATCGCCGCAGTCTTCGGGTTCGGCGGGATCGCCGGGGAAGCCGCCTGGATCGGCAAAGTTTTGTTGGTGGTCTTTCTGATCCTGGCCGTATTGTCCATGTTGTTCGGCCGACGTGGACGTGGGCCAGTCGTGTAA
- a CDS encoding mechanosensitive ion channel family protein — protein MFASQMIDSLLDPSDAWLGGPIVLGASLGRWAGLGVALVGGLLVGWAVGWPIRLVLHRVERRVPQIVWPEGFAAELTSPVRVLIAMLIARAAVDWLSFPEATGDVLRKICGVTITAAASLLGIRLLAGVRVYLRAVLTRQIMDASRVRSITTRVTVPIGILQFLVGLAGVALVCLQFQAVQHVGVSILASAGVAGVVLGLAAQRTVGNIFAGLQLAFAEPLRIGDTVVAEGEFGEVEEIGLTHVVLKVWDLHRLILPVSYFVEKPFQNWTKGSAEVIGTVLFYTDFTIPIGEVRAEFEKIIASTDLWDGKSKAFQVTNLTADKVELRALVSARDSGNLWELQCLIREQLLTWLQSRGQKYLPIRRVGTIVGSSDQDATSLGKNGIGVTGGLDDTNDAR, from the coding sequence ATGTTCGCATCCCAGATGATCGATTCCCTCCTCGACCCCTCGGACGCCTGGCTCGGCGGGCCGATCGTGTTGGGGGCCTCGCTCGGCCGGTGGGCCGGGTTGGGGGTGGCTCTCGTTGGGGGTTTACTCGTCGGGTGGGCGGTCGGTTGGCCCATCCGCCTCGTACTCCATCGGGTCGAACGCCGCGTTCCGCAAATCGTCTGGCCGGAAGGGTTCGCGGCCGAACTGACGTCGCCCGTCCGGGTTTTGATCGCGATGCTGATCGCTCGGGCCGCCGTCGATTGGTTGAGTTTCCCCGAGGCGACGGGGGATGTTTTGCGGAAGATCTGCGGAGTGACCATCACCGCGGCCGCGTCACTTCTCGGCATCCGCTTGTTGGCCGGCGTGCGCGTTTACCTCCGGGCGGTCCTCACCCGGCAGATCATGGACGCCAGCCGCGTCCGGTCGATCACGACCCGGGTGACGGTGCCGATCGGCATCCTGCAATTCCTGGTCGGGCTGGCGGGCGTCGCCCTCGTCTGCCTCCAGTTTCAGGCCGTGCAGCACGTGGGCGTGAGCATCCTGGCGTCCGCCGGCGTGGCGGGTGTGGTCCTGGGATTGGCCGCGCAACGGACCGTGGGCAACATCTTCGCCGGCTTGCAGCTGGCTTTCGCGGAACCGCTCCGGATCGGTGACACGGTGGTCGCGGAAGGGGAATTCGGGGAGGTCGAGGAAATCGGCCTGACACACGTGGTTCTCAAAGTTTGGGATCTGCACCGCCTGATTCTGCCGGTGAGTTACTTCGTCGAGAAGCCGTTTCAAAACTGGACGAAGGGGTCGGCCGAAGTAATCGGAACGGTGTTGTTCTACACCGACTTCACCATTCCGATCGGCGAAGTTCGAGCCGAGTTCGAGAAGATCATCGCGAGTACCGACCTGTGGGACGGAAAATCGAAAGCATTTCAAGTGACGAATCTTACGGCGGACAAAGTCGAACTGCGGGCGTTGGTGAGCGCTCGCGACAGCGGCAACTTATGGGAGTTGCAATGCCTGATCCGGGAACAACTTTTGACGTGGCTCCAATCCCGCGGGCAGAAATATCTCCCCATCCGCCGTGTCGGGACGATCGTTGGGTCGAGTGATCAGGATGCCACGAGTCTGGGAAAGAACGGGATCGGCGTTACCGGCGGACTGGACGACACCAATGATGCGCGTTGA
- a CDS encoding IS66 family transposase: MNLSASTDGNDSGREVATPAAASWPEVIAGIRDDDRTPLVLLLLKVIEEYSQRIADLETELTQLTGEITQLKGGPKKPASNSKPSKLSKPFTPPLPDGKRPGSQKRSKTHDLPIHAEVPVTPKPLPPDAKLLRRDAFVVQDLVIKTHNTRYWLETWQAPTGEWIRGELPAGIRGHFGPGLLGFVLQQHYAAHVPQSRLLEELRDYGVDISAGQVNNMLTENHAAFHAEKDALLPTALQVFTCLNVDDSGAPHQGRYGSCLCICNEFFTSFHSSDTKERSKFLDVLRCGRIDYVLNEHAWAYLTRQGLPAKIWPLLQAEVSTGDVGERPFVTRTFADVSAWNQHLDGLGIDNAKHRQTMTEAALLGSAIAHGLSPNLGLVSDGSAIYALFVHGLCWIHQERNLAKLTPCGREQCQAMEEVLTAVWQLYADLKAYRLAPTPSQAELLRARFDAIVGRTTIWPELNAALQRMAGKKADLLRVLDRPDLPLHTNTAERDFRDWATKRKISAGTRGELGKRCRDTFLSLKSTCKKLGVRFTSYLQDRILKAGELLPLSELVRQRAAGSATI, translated from the coding sequence ATGAACCTTTCCGCGAGTACTGACGGCAACGACTCCGGCCGGGAGGTGGCAACACCCGCGGCGGCGTCATGGCCAGAAGTCATCGCGGGCATCCGCGACGACGACAGAACCCCTCTCGTGCTTCTCTTGCTGAAGGTGATCGAAGAGTACTCCCAACGCATTGCGGATCTCGAAACCGAACTTACGCAACTCACGGGAGAGATCACACAACTCAAGGGAGGTCCGAAGAAACCCGCGTCCAACAGCAAGCCCAGCAAGTTAAGCAAGCCCTTCACTCCTCCATTGCCCGATGGCAAGAGGCCCGGTTCGCAGAAGCGTTCGAAGACCCACGATCTGCCGATTCACGCCGAGGTTCCGGTCACGCCGAAACCGTTGCCGCCCGACGCGAAGTTGTTGCGTCGCGATGCGTTCGTCGTGCAGGATCTGGTGATCAAAACACACAACACGCGGTATTGGTTGGAAACCTGGCAGGCGCCGACGGGGGAGTGGATTCGTGGCGAACTGCCGGCGGGAATTCGCGGGCATTTCGGTCCCGGATTGCTTGGTTTCGTGTTGCAACAGCATTACGCGGCCCACGTTCCCCAGAGTCGCCTTCTCGAAGAATTGCGGGATTACGGCGTCGACATTTCCGCGGGCCAAGTCAACAACATGTTGACCGAGAATCACGCGGCGTTTCACGCAGAGAAGGACGCCTTGTTGCCGACGGCCTTGCAGGTTTTCACCTGCCTGAACGTGGACGATTCGGGGGCTCCCCACCAGGGACGTTACGGTTCGTGTCTGTGCATTTGCAATGAATTCTTCACGTCCTTCCACAGCAGCGACACGAAAGAGCGGAGCAAATTCCTGGATGTGCTGCGTTGCGGTCGGATCGATTATGTGCTGAACGAGCATGCCTGGGCCTACCTGACGCGACAGGGGTTGCCTGCCAAAATCTGGCCGTTGTTGCAAGCCGAGGTGTCGACCGGCGACGTGGGGGAGCGTCCGTTCGTGACACGGACGTTCGCGGATGTGTCGGCCTGGAATCAGCATTTGGATGGCCTGGGAATCGACAACGCGAAGCATCGTCAAACGATGACGGAGGCGGCGTTGCTGGGCAGCGCGATTGCTCACGGCCTATCGCCGAACTTGGGCCTCGTCAGCGATGGCTCGGCGATTTATGCCCTGTTCGTTCATGGCTTGTGCTGGATTCACCAGGAACGCAATCTGGCCAAGTTGACGCCGTGTGGCCGTGAGCAATGTCAAGCGATGGAAGAGGTGTTGACGGCGGTCTGGCAACTGTACGCCGACTTGAAGGCGTATCGTTTGGCGCCGACGCCGAGCCAGGCCGAGTTGCTGCGAGCGCGTTTCGATGCCATCGTCGGCCGCACGACCATCTGGCCGGAGTTGAACGCGGCGTTGCAGCGTATGGCGGGCAAGAAAGCGGACTTGTTACGGGTTCTGGATCGTCCGGACCTGCCGCTGCACACCAACACGGCCGAGCGTGATTTTCGGGACTGGGCGACGAAGCGGAAGATCAGTGCCGGCACGCGTGGCGAGTTGGGCAAGCGTTGCCGGGATACGTTTTTGAGTTTGAAGTCGACGTGCAAGAAGCTGGGAGTTCGCTTTACGTCCTACCTTCAGGATCGAATCCTGAAGGCGGGAGAGTTACTTCCTTTATCGGAGTTGGTCCGCCAGAGAGCGGCCGGTTCCGCAACGATATAG
- a CDS encoding IS5 family transposase yields the protein MRTGYPTDLTESEWALVQPFVPPPTGAGAPRTVNFRSVLNSILYLNRTGCQWRMLPNDLGTPWQTVYAYFATWKRNGTWTRLNAALAAQVRVAEGRPDPTPSATCIDSQSVKGTECTESPGYDGGKKIQGRKRHILTDTLGLLLVVVVTAANVDDGAAAATVLGRLDPGVYSRVRAVFADQKYHNHAFEAWLSGHRPGVRLEISSRPPGATTFQPLRVRWVVERTFAWIGRCRRNSKDYERTESSSEAMVQVSSIRLMLRRLNKCA from the coding sequence ATGCGAACGGGTTACCCGACCGACCTGACCGAGTCCGAATGGGCTCTCGTACAACCGTTCGTCCCGCCCCCGACGGGAGCCGGGGCTCCCCGAACGGTGAACTTCCGATCCGTCCTGAACAGCATCCTGTATCTCAATCGGACCGGTTGCCAGTGGCGGATGTTGCCGAACGATTTGGGCACCCCATGGCAGACGGTGTACGCGTATTTCGCCACGTGGAAGCGGAACGGGACATGGACCCGGCTGAATGCCGCGTTGGCCGCCCAGGTCCGGGTAGCCGAAGGCCGGCCGGACCCGACCCCGAGTGCGACGTGCATCGATAGCCAATCCGTCAAGGGGACGGAATGCACGGAAAGCCCCGGATATGATGGGGGAAAGAAGATCCAGGGGCGGAAGCGGCACATCCTGACGGACACGCTCGGGTTGCTGTTGGTGGTCGTCGTGACGGCGGCCAACGTGGACGACGGAGCGGCCGCCGCGACCGTCCTCGGGCGACTCGATCCCGGGGTGTATTCGCGGGTCCGGGCGGTGTTCGCCGACCAGAAGTATCACAACCATGCGTTCGAGGCGTGGTTGTCCGGTCACCGCCCGGGGGTGCGGTTGGAGATCTCGTCCCGCCCCCCGGGGGCGACCACCTTCCAGCCGTTGCGGGTCCGATGGGTGGTCGAGCGGACGTTCGCGTGGATCGGACGGTGTCGGCGGAATAGCAAGGATTACGAGCGGACCGAATCGTCGAGCGAGGCCATGGTCCAGGTCAGCAGCATCCGACTCATGCTTCGTCGCCTGAATAAGTGTGCCTAA
- a CDS encoding response regulator has translation MTESVTATLLLVDDSEDNRYTIGRHLRKAGFRIVEAATGEETLRLARDNPDLVILDIDLPDMNGFDICRQIKADPTTATIPVLHLSATFTKTRDRVQGLDGGAEAYLCHPVEPLELVATVNALLRARRAEQALLDASRRKDEFMAMLAHELRNPLAPIRNAVEILRLRGSNDPAANRAREIVDRQVTHMSRLIDDLLDVARIARGKVSIKKRRCDLAQIVRETVNDYRGPLEAGHLSLELVVPDQPVWVLGDRTRLSQVVGNILNNAQKFTDSGGSVRVEVTAGDAGGAEVVVRDSGIGMDADTLRYVFEPFAQADRSLDRSRGGLGLGLALVKGLVDLHGGTVRAASEGLDRGTTIIVRLPLAEQPEPPPQPVLLTPAPRRACRVLVVEDGQDAAASLQMLLEIHGHEVRVAHTGPTGLEIAKTFRPELVLCDIGLPGTMDGFAVARAMRAAPATAAAFLVAITGYGQPEDQIKAREAGFDQHMTKPVEWPALTAVLAAVTQRT, from the coding sequence ATGACCGAGTCGGTAACCGCCACTCTGCTTCTCGTGGACGACAGTGAAGACAACCGGTATACGATCGGGCGACACTTGCGGAAGGCCGGCTTTCGGATCGTCGAAGCGGCCACCGGGGAAGAGACGCTCCGCCTGGCCCGCGACAATCCGGACCTGGTCATCCTCGACATCGACCTGCCGGACATGAACGGCTTCGACATCTGCCGCCAGATCAAGGCCGACCCCACGACCGCCACCATTCCGGTACTGCATCTGTCGGCCACCTTCACCAAAACGCGGGACCGGGTCCAGGGGCTCGACGGCGGGGCGGAAGCTTACCTGTGCCACCCAGTCGAGCCGCTCGAACTGGTCGCGACCGTGAACGCGCTGCTCCGCGCGCGGCGTGCCGAGCAGGCACTGCTGGACGCCAGCCGCCGGAAGGACGAATTCATGGCCATGCTGGCCCACGAACTCCGCAACCCCCTGGCCCCGATCCGCAACGCGGTGGAAATCCTCCGCCTCCGCGGCTCAAACGACCCGGCCGCAAACCGGGCCCGGGAGATCGTCGACCGCCAGGTCACGCACATGAGCCGGCTGATCGACGACCTGCTGGACGTGGCCCGGATCGCGCGGGGGAAGGTCTCCATCAAGAAGAGACGGTGCGACCTGGCCCAAATCGTCCGCGAGACGGTGAACGACTACCGCGGGCCGCTCGAAGCCGGCCACCTCTCCCTGGAACTCGTCGTCCCGGACCAGCCGGTGTGGGTACTCGGGGACCGGACCCGGCTCTCCCAGGTGGTCGGCAACATTTTGAACAACGCCCAGAAGTTCACCGACTCGGGCGGCTCGGTCCGGGTCGAAGTGACCGCGGGCGACGCGGGCGGGGCCGAAGTCGTGGTCCGGGATTCGGGGATCGGGATGGACGCGGACACGCTCCGCTACGTCTTCGAGCCGTTCGCCCAGGCCGACCGGAGCCTGGACCGGAGCCGCGGCGGACTGGGCCTCGGCCTGGCCTTGGTGAAGGGACTCGTCGACCTCCACGGTGGGACCGTTCGGGCCGCGAGCGAGGGACTGGACCGGGGGACCACGATCATCGTCCGGCTGCCGCTGGCCGAACAGCCCGAGCCCCCGCCACAACCGGTCCTGCTCACTCCGGCCCCGCGGCGCGCCTGCCGGGTACTCGTGGTCGAGGACGGTCAGGACGCGGCCGCCAGTTTGCAGATGTTGCTCGAAATCCACGGCCACGAGGTCCGCGTGGCCCACACCGGCCCCACGGGCCTGGAAATCGCCAAGACGTTCCGCCCCGAACTGGTCCTGTGTGACATCGGCCTGCCGGGGACGATGGACGGGTTCGCGGTGGCCCGGGCGATGCGGGCCGCGCCGGCCACGGCCGCCGCATTCCTGGTCGCCATCACCGGGTACGGCCAGCCGGAAGACCAGATCAAGGCCCGCGAAGCCGGGTTCGACCAGCACATGACCAAGCCCGTCGAGTGGCCCGCCCTCACGGCGGTCCTGGCCGCGGTGACGCAGCGGACCTGA
- a CDS encoding biliverdin-producing heme oxygenase, with protein MILARLKQETQPQHEAVERRLGLFDHPPTRDSYRTLLRRFYGFHEPVEARIGGLADWSQLGFDFDRRRKAALLEQDLQALGDTRATLDALPRCPDLPDLSSVPRALGCLYVLEGSTLGGQYITRHLGKLPGGPFPTAFFASYGDEVGAMWKAFGAFLTAYSQARADDDVIVASARDTFAALGAWLPAVGETA; from the coding sequence ATGATTCTCGCGCGATTGAAACAGGAAACCCAACCCCAGCACGAAGCGGTCGAGCGCCGGCTGGGGTTGTTCGACCACCCGCCGACCCGCGACTCTTACCGCACGCTGCTCCGCCGGTTCTACGGCTTTCACGAGCCGGTCGAGGCCCGGATCGGCGGACTCGCGGACTGGTCCCAACTCGGGTTCGACTTCGACCGCCGCCGTAAGGCTGCCCTGCTCGAACAGGATTTGCAGGCGCTGGGCGACACCCGGGCGACCCTCGATGCCCTGCCCCGCTGTCCCGACCTGCCCGACCTGTCGAGTGTCCCCCGGGCGCTCGGGTGCCTTTACGTGTTGGAAGGCTCGACCCTCGGCGGGCAATACATCACGCGCCACCTGGGCAAGCTCCCGGGCGGGCCGTTCCCGACCGCGTTCTTCGCGAGCTACGGGGACGAGGTGGGGGCCATGTGGAAAGCCTTCGGCGCGTTCCTGACGGCATACTCCCAGGCTCGCGCGGACGACGATGTCATTGTTGCGTCGGCCCGCGACACGTTCGCCGCGCTCGGGGCGTGGCTGCCGGCCGTAGGGGAGACCGCGTGA
- a CDS encoding ATP-binding protein, with protein sequence MNEATGYSIKSGEVTLTNCDREPIHIPGCVLPHGALLALRRADAQIVQASANTGSLLGVEARELLGRSLDALLDPSQVDFLTNFLRTERLERSPLFALTAAPAGGSGSFDVSAQTQGEIAILEWEPSTRATGPASPDYYTLVKKTVARLQTTLSLRDYCRSVTEEMRGLTGLDRVMVYRFLADGSGWIFAESKRDDLNPYLDLHYPPSDIPKPARDLFLKLWHRLVPDVRAEPAELVPLVNPVTNAPLDMGHCALRGASVMYTEYLRNMGVAAALVLPLIRDGRLWGLIATHHYTPKYIPHHVRVACEFLAQVVSLQLAAAEDREQHEYKLRIRSTHEALVTKAASTGTPLSSLVTGEPGLLELIDAGGVALLQNGEVWVAGRTPAADQIRALAGWVREQNTESTGGLHTHALPSLFPAAEAYKDTACGLLAVPISRSHRDFLMWFRPEQIETVSWAGYPYEKTVEIGPHGPRLTPRKSFELWQESVHGTAPAWAEIEVEAARRFRVAVLDLVIGHAEQLARVNKELEATIEELDAFAYVASHDLKEPLRGIHSYAAFLIEDYEGKLGEDGETKLRAMMRLSLRMESLIESLLHYSRTGRGEMLVRPKDLNVLLRDVRDTLQARIRETGAEIRIPRPLPAVHCDPVLVGEVYANLVGNALKYNDKAEKWVEIGYDERDEEDETGHPTRRTIFYVRDNGIGIQQRHHDSVFRIFKRLHARDKFGGGTGAGLTIVKKIVERHGGRIWIESTEGEGTTFYFTLGESPPT encoded by the coding sequence GTGAACGAGGCAACCGGGTACAGCATCAAGAGCGGCGAGGTCACGCTGACCAACTGCGACCGGGAGCCGATCCACATCCCCGGCTGCGTCCTCCCGCACGGCGCCCTGCTCGCGCTCCGGCGGGCGGACGCCCAAATCGTCCAGGCCAGCGCCAACACCGGTTCCCTTCTCGGCGTCGAGGCGAGAGAGTTGCTGGGTCGTAGTCTGGACGCCCTGCTGGACCCGTCTCAGGTCGACTTCCTGACGAACTTCCTGCGGACCGAGCGTCTGGAACGCAGCCCGCTTTTTGCCCTGACCGCCGCGCCCGCCGGGGGCAGCGGGTCGTTCGACGTGTCAGCCCAGACGCAGGGCGAGATCGCCATTTTGGAATGGGAGCCGTCGACGCGGGCGACAGGGCCGGCGTCCCCGGACTACTACACGCTGGTGAAGAAGACCGTCGCCCGGCTGCAAACCACCCTTTCCTTGCGGGACTACTGCCGGTCCGTGACCGAGGAGATGCGGGGGCTGACGGGCCTGGACCGCGTGATGGTTTACCGGTTCCTGGCGGACGGCAGCGGGTGGATCTTCGCGGAAAGCAAGCGGGACGACCTCAACCCGTACCTCGACCTGCACTACCCCCCGTCCGACATCCCCAAGCCCGCCCGCGACCTGTTCTTGAAGCTCTGGCACCGCTTGGTTCCGGACGTGCGAGCCGAGCCGGCCGAGTTGGTGCCGCTCGTCAACCCGGTCACGAACGCCCCGCTCGACATGGGCCACTGCGCGCTCCGCGGGGCGTCGGTCATGTACACCGAGTACCTGCGGAACATGGGCGTGGCGGCGGCCCTGGTCCTCCCCCTGATCCGGGACGGCCGGCTCTGGGGGCTGATCGCCACCCACCACTACACGCCGAAGTACATCCCGCACCACGTCCGGGTCGCCTGCGAATTCCTCGCCCAGGTGGTCTCCCTTCAACTGGCGGCAGCCGAGGACCGGGAGCAGCACGAGTACAAGCTCCGAATCCGGTCAACCCACGAAGCCCTGGTGACGAAGGCGGCGTCGACCGGCACGCCGTTGAGTTCGCTCGTCACCGGCGAGCCGGGCCTGCTGGAACTGATCGACGCGGGCGGCGTGGCCCTCCTTCAAAACGGCGAGGTCTGGGTGGCAGGCCGGACGCCCGCGGCCGACCAGATTCGCGCCCTCGCCGGATGGGTCCGCGAGCAGAATACCGAATCCACGGGGGGGCTGCACACCCACGCCCTCCCATCCCTCTTCCCGGCGGCGGAGGCGTACAAGGACACCGCCTGCGGCCTACTGGCGGTCCCCATCTCACGGAGCCACCGCGACTTCCTCATGTGGTTCCGACCCGAACAGATCGAGACGGTCTCCTGGGCCGGCTACCCTTACGAGAAGACGGTCGAGATCGGCCCCCACGGCCCCCGGCTCACCCCGCGGAAGTCATTCGAGTTGTGGCAGGAGTCGGTCCACGGGACGGCCCCGGCATGGGCGGAGATCGAGGTCGAGGCCGCCCGCCGGTTCCGGGTGGCCGTACTGGATCTGGTCATCGGGCACGCGGAGCAACTGGCCCGGGTGAACAAGGAACTCGAAGCCACGATCGAGGAACTGGATGCGTTCGCGTACGTGGCCAGCCACGACCTCAAGGAACCGCTTCGGGGCATCCACAGCTACGCCGCGTTCCTGATCGAGGATTACGAGGGGAAGCTCGGCGAGGACGGCGAAACCAAGCTCCGGGCGATGATGCGGCTGTCGCTGCGGATGGAATCGCTGATCGAGTCGCTCCTGCACTACTCGCGGACCGGCCGCGGGGAAATGCTCGTCCGGCCCAAGGACTTGAACGTCCTACTCCGGGACGTCCGCGACACCCTCCAGGCCCGCATCCGGGAAACGGGGGCCGAGATTCGCATCCCGCGGCCGCTGCCGGCCGTTCACTGCGACCCGGTTTTGGTGGGCGAGGTCTACGCCAACCTCGTCGGCAACGCCCTGAAATACAACGACAAGGCCGAGAAGTGGGTGGAGATCGGGTACGACGAGCGGGACGAAGAGGACGAGACCGGCCACCCGACCCGGCGGACGATTTTTTACGTGCGGGACAACGGGATCGGCATCCAGCAGCGGCACCACGACTCGGTGTTCCGCATCTTTAAGCGGCTCCACGCCCGCGACAAGTTCGGCGGCGGCACCGGGGCCGGCCTGACGATCGTGAAGAAGATCGTCGAGCGGCACGGCGGCCGGATCTGGATCGAGTCCACGGAAGGCGAGGGAACGACATTTTATTTTACGCTGGGCGAATCGCCGCCTACTTGA
- a CDS encoding response regulator: MTRSVLLVEDSDADSEATIRALGKCATPPAVHRCADGDEALAYLRQRAGAAEDGGHPSVVLLDLNMPGTDGRDVLEQIKADDQLKHIPVVIMTTSADRTDVTFCYRHGASGFMTKPLDLEQFAAAVRDFHAYWFRAVVLPDAGGREGC; this comes from the coding sequence ATGACCCGCTCCGTCCTACTGGTCGAAGACAGCGACGCGGACAGCGAGGCGACGATTCGCGCGCTGGGCAAGTGCGCGACCCCGCCGGCCGTCCACCGGTGCGCGGACGGCGACGAAGCGCTAGCCTACCTCCGCCAGCGGGCGGGCGCGGCCGAAGACGGCGGCCACCCGTCCGTCGTCCTCCTCGACCTGAACATGCCCGGGACGGACGGCCGCGACGTACTGGAGCAGATCAAGGCGGACGACCAGTTGAAGCACATCCCGGTCGTCATCATGACGACCTCCGCGGACCGCACCGACGTGACCTTCTGCTACCGGCACGGGGCGAGCGGGTTCATGACCAAGCCGCTCGACCTGGAGCAGTTCGCCGCCGCGGTCCGCGACTTCCACGCGTACTGGTTCCGCGCCGTGGTCCTGCCCGACGCGGGCGGCCGCGAAGGCTGCTGA